Proteins encoded within one genomic window of Spirulina major PCC 6313:
- a CDS encoding HupE/UreJ family protein — protein sequence MSQMQQRMRILGLCGAIALLFKSQAAYAHHPFGGTTPTTAFTGFLSGLGHPVIGVDHFAVVVATGLLAALYGRRGLVIPLAFIITTMLGTGLHLQAMDLPFAETAIAVSVLSVGVLLAIPQRLQWLAVAAIAALAGIFHGYAYGEAIVGAEMTPLVAYLSGFATIQGAIALSVALTAQQLWQNLDTTKALPLRFAGFTLAGVGLAFLSSAVLG from the coding sequence ATGAGTCAGATGCAGCAACGAATGCGGATTTTGGGTCTTTGTGGCGCGATCGCCCTCCTCTTCAAGAGCCAAGCCGCCTACGCCCACCATCCCTTTGGGGGCACAACTCCCACGACGGCATTCACAGGCTTTTTATCCGGGTTGGGTCATCCGGTAATTGGTGTGGATCATTTTGCCGTTGTGGTTGCAACGGGTCTGCTAGCCGCCCTCTATGGTCGGCGCGGTTTGGTGATTCCTTTGGCGTTTATTATCACGACGATGCTCGGAACGGGGCTGCATTTACAGGCGATGGATTTACCCTTTGCGGAAACTGCGATCGCAGTATCGGTGCTGAGTGTTGGCGTTCTCTTGGCGATTCCCCAACGGTTGCAATGGTTGGCGGTGGCGGCGATCGCTGCCCTGGCCGGTATTTTCCACGGCTATGCCTATGGTGAAGCGATCGTCGGGGCAGAAATGACCCCCTTGGTGGCTTATCTGTCCGGATTTGCGACGATTCAAGGCGCGATCGCCCTCAGTGTCGCCCTCACCGCCCAACAACTTTGGCAGAATCTTGATACTACCAAAGCCCTCCCCCTCCGCTTCGCCGGCTTTACCTTGGCGGGTGTGGGGTTAGCCTTCCTCTCGTCGGCTGTGCTCGGTTAA
- the cobW gene encoding cobalamin biosynthesis protein CobW, which produces MHKIPVTVITGFLGAGKTTLVRHLLQNNEGRRIAVLVNEFGEVGIDGDLLRSCQVCDDEDDPHTNIVELTNGCLCCTVQEEFYPTMQELLKRRDRLDCILIETSGLALPKPLIQAFRWDDIRNAATVDGVITVVDCDALAAGTLVGDLDALEAQRQADPNLDHETPIEELFEDQLACADMVLLTKTDSVDAATAAKTQTWLQSQIPAGVKIVPCGHGQIDANVLLGFNAAVEDQLDQRPSHHDHEGEHDHDDEINAVQWVCDRPLDPVALLDHLQTLVQQHEIYRIKGFVAVPNKPMRLVVQGVGNRFDSFYDRRWHEGEPHQTRLVIIGRELVEAEIVRSLEAI; this is translated from the coding sequence ATGCATAAAATTCCTGTGACGGTGATTACTGGTTTTCTCGGTGCGGGCAAGACAACCCTCGTGCGCCATCTGCTCCAAAACAACGAAGGCCGCCGCATTGCGGTGTTGGTGAATGAATTTGGTGAGGTGGGGATTGATGGGGATTTGCTGCGATCGTGTCAGGTGTGCGATGACGAGGATGATCCGCATACCAATATTGTCGAACTCACGAATGGTTGCCTCTGCTGCACGGTGCAAGAGGAGTTTTATCCCACCATGCAGGAATTGTTGAAGCGGCGCGATCGCCTCGACTGCATTCTCATCGAAACCTCCGGCCTCGCCCTCCCCAAACCCCTGATCCAAGCCTTCCGCTGGGACGACATCCGCAACGCCGCCACGGTGGATGGCGTGATTACTGTGGTGGATTGTGATGCCCTCGCAGCGGGGACCTTGGTGGGGGATCTTGATGCCCTCGAAGCCCAACGCCAAGCCGACCCCAACCTTGACCACGAAACCCCCATCGAAGAACTCTTTGAGGATCAACTCGCCTGTGCTGACATGGTACTGCTGACGAAAACCGACAGCGTTGATGCGGCAACGGCGGCCAAAACCCAAACCTGGCTCCAGTCTCAAATCCCAGCCGGGGTGAAGATTGTCCCCTGTGGCCATGGTCAAATTGATGCCAATGTATTGTTAGGCTTTAATGCGGCGGTGGAAGATCAACTAGATCAGCGTCCGAGTCACCACGATCACGAGGGAGAACATGATCATGATGATGAGATTAATGCGGTGCAGTGGGTGTGCGATCGCCCCCTCGACCCCGTCGCCCTGCTCGACCATCTCCAAACCCTTGTTCAACAGCACGAAATCTACCGAATCAAAGGCTTTGTGGCGGTTCCTAACAAACCGATGCGCCTCGTGGTGCAGGGCGTGGGCAACCGTTTCGACTCCTTTTACGATCGCCGCTGGCACGAGGGCGAACCCCACCAGACGCGCCTGGTGATCATCGGGCGGGAGTTAGTCGAAGCGGAGATAGTGCGATCGTTAGAGGCGATATAA